One Elaeis guineensis isolate ETL-2024a chromosome 10, EG11, whole genome shotgun sequence genomic window carries:
- the LOC105052627 gene encoding 1-acyl-sn-glycerol-3-phosphate acyltransferase, with translation MDGSGGGSWLRGRRLESCLEASVWSRGPAKPRPEDAVGQRSPRPAAAADFVDDDRWITVILSVVRIVVCFLSMAVTTALWAVIMLLLLPWPYARIRQGNLYGHVTGRMLMWILGNPITIEGSEFSNTRAIYICNHASPLDIFLVMWLTPTGTVGIAKKEIIWYPLFGQLYVLANHLRIDRSNPTAAIESIKEVARAVVQKNLSLIIFPEGTRSKTGRLLPFKKGFVHIALQTRLPIVPMVLTGTHLAWRKNSLRVRPAPLTVKYLPPIKTDDWEAEKMDDYVEMIHALFVDHLPESQKPLVSDGRDVSRSQQQ, from the exons ATGGATGGTTCAGGGGGAGGTTCGTGGTTGCGGGGGCGGCGGCTGGAGAGCTGCTTGGAAGCGAGCGTCTGGTCGAGGGGACCGGCGAAGCCCCGACCGGAAGATGCGGTCGGGCAGCGGAGTCCCAGGCCAGCTGCCGCGGCTGACTTCGTGGATGATGATAGATGGATAACTGTGATCCTGTCGGTGGTTAGGATTGTCGTTTGCTTTCTGTCGATGGCGGTTACCACGGCCTTGTGGGCCGTGATCATGCTGCTGCTGCTCCCTTGGCCGTATGCTCGGATTAGGCAGGGGAACTTGTATGGGCATGTTACGGGGAGGATGCTG ATGTGGATTTTAGGGAACCCAATAACAATAGAAGGCTCTGAATTCTCTAACACAAGGGCTATCTACATCTGTAATCATGCATCACCTTTAGACATTTTTCTTGTTATGTGGTTGACTCCAACGGGTACTGTTGGCATAGCTAAAAAAGAG ATCATTTGGTATCCACTCTTTGGACAGCTCTATGTGTTGGCAAACCATCTCCGAATAGATCGTTCCAACCCCACTGCTGCCATTGAATCAATTAAAGAG GTAGCTCGTGCGGTAGTCCAGAAAAATTTATCGCTGATCATTTTTCCAGAGGGTACTCGATCAAAAACAGGAAGGCTGCTCCCATTTAAGAAG GGTTTTGTTCACATAGCACTTCAGACAAGGTTGCCGATAGTTCCAATGGTGCTGACAGGTACTCACCTAGCTTGGAGGAAGAACAGTTTGCGAGTCAGACCAGCACCTCTCACTGTGAAATACCTCCCACCCATAAAAACTGACGATTGGGAAGCAGAAAAGATGGACGATTATGTAGAAATGATACATGCCTTGTTTGTGGATCACCTGCCTGAGTCTCAAAAACCTTTGGTATCAGATGGGAGAGATGTCAGCAGAAG CCAGCAGCAATAA
- the LOC105036451 gene encoding polyadenylate-binding protein RBP45, producing MFCSTRPMRIGPATSKKTVGAPQKASFQTATGTQSENDPNNTTIFVGGLDSNVTEEVLRQVFSPYGELVHVKIPVGKHCGFVQFANRACAEEALLMLQGTQLGGQNIRLSWGRSPTNKQPQPDPNQWNGSYYGYGQGYEAYSYAQPPQDPNMYAYGTYPGYGNYQQQQVLSLPPLWMVEC from the exons ATGTTCTGTTCGACAAGGCCTATGAGGATTGGTCCTGCCACATCCAAGAAAACTGTGGGAGCCCCACAAAAAG CTTCTTTTCAGACTGCTACTGGAACTCAGTCCGAGAATGATCCAAATAATACAACT ATTTTTGTTGGTGGGCTTGATTCAAATGTTACTGAAGAAGTTTTGCGGCAGGTTTTTAGCCCATATGGTGAGTTGGTCCATGTAAAGATACCTGTTGGCAAGCATTGCGGGTTCGTCCAATTCGCTAACAG GGCTTGTGCGGAGGAGGCGTTGCTAATGCTGCAGGGAACCCAGTTGGGGGGACAAAATATACGGCTTTCATGGGGTCGAAGCCCTACTAACAAACAG CCACAACCGGACCCCAACCAATGGAATGGTAGCTATTATGGCTATGGGCAAGGCTATGAAGCGTACAGTTATGCCCAACCACCACAAGATCCTAACATGTATGCTTATGGAACCTATCCAGGCTACGGGAACTATCAGCAACAACAG gttctctctctccctcctctctggATGGTTGAATGTTGA
- the LOC140851935 gene encoding photosynthetic NDH subunit of subcomplex B 1, chloroplastic-like, with the protein MASPHLLPKSLSSFLPSRPPIPPTHLSNPLFTPPHKAPHPNRPTFSTFAKKKNPWLDPFDDGEDPGAEYTSLFADGKQEEDPRPPDDPGNPYGFLKFPSGFNVELASLASKVRGDVRRCCCIISGGVYENLLFFPAIQLIKDRYPGVLIDVVASPRGKQTYELNKNVRYANAYDPDDDFPEPAEYADMVGALKNRYYDLILSTKLAGLGHAAFLFLTSARDKVSYVYPNVNAAGAGLLLTETFTSPGMNLSEGGYNMYHLMEEWLGRPARNVPRHPVPQLRISISKKLKAHVEQRCKKAGVEKGKYIVIHGIETDSVASMQSRGDKDSLLPIQLWSEIVKDIRGVKPLFVIPHEKVRDDVEETVGEDSSILFTTTPGQLAAVINDSVGVVATNTAAIQLANARDKPSIALFSSEEKGQLFVPNAEENRCEIISSKTGKLVDIDVEAVKNAVQTLERSPVFA; encoded by the exons ATGGCTTCACCTCACCTCCTTCCCAaatccctctcttccttcctcccctCTCGCCCTCCAATCCCACCAACCCACCTCTCCAACCCCCTTTTCACCCCACCCCACAAAGCTCCCCATCCCAATAGGCCCACCTTCTCCACCTTCGCCAAGAAGAAGAACCCGTGGCTCGATCCCTTCGACGACGGCGAGGACCCGGGCGCAGAATACACCTCCCTCTTCGCCGATGGCAAGCAGGAAGAGGACCCGAGGCCGCCCGACGATCCCGGAAACCCATATGGCTTCCTCAAGTTCCCTTCTGGGTTCAACGTGGAGCTCGCCTCTCTGGCCTCCAAGGTGCGGGGGGATGTCCGGAGGTGCTGCTGTATCATCTCAGGAGGGGTTTATGAGAACCTCCTCTTCTTCCCTGCCATCCAACTGATCAAGGATCGGTACCCGGGCGTTCTGATCGATGTCGTCGCATCGCCGAGGGGGAAGCAGACCTACGAGTTGAACAAGAATGTGAGATATGCCAATGCTTATGATCCTGATGATGACTTCCCCGAGCCAGCCGAGTATGCTGACATGGTCGGAGCGCTCAAG AATAGGTATTATGATTTGATCTTATCGACAAAGCTTGCGGGGCTCGGTCATGCAGCATTTTTGTTCTTGACATCAGCTCGAGACAAAGTAAGCTATGTCTACCCAAATGTGAATGCAGCTGGTGCAGGATTGCTTTTAACAGAGACATTCACCTCACCAGGGATGAACCTCTCAGAGGGTGGATATAACAT GTATCATCTGATGGAGGAATGGTTGGGGAGACCAGCTCGTAACGTCCCAAGGCATCCTGTGCCTCAGCTGAGAATTTCGATTTCAAAGAAGCTCAAGGCTCATGTAGAACAAAGATGTAAAAAGGCTGGTGTAGAGAAAggaaaatatatagttatccatGGAATAGAGACTGATTCTGTGGCTTCAATGCAATCAAGGGGGGACAAAGATAGTTTGCTACCTATCCAACTCTGGTCTGAAATAGTGAAGGACATAAG GGGTGTCAAGCCTCTCTTTGTAATCCCACATGAAAAGGTGAGGGATGATGTAGAGGAAACAGTGGGAGAAGATTCGAGCATTTTATTCACCACCACACCAGGCCAG CTGGCAGCTGTCATCAATGACTCGGTCGGAGTGGTAGCCACAAACACAGCAGCAATCCAACTTGCAAATGCTCGTGATAAACCAAG CATTGCATTATTTTCTTCTGAAGAGAAAGGGCAACTTTTTGTTCCTAATGCAGAAGAAAACAGATGTGAAATCATATCATCAAAAACAGGAAAGCTCGTTGACATTGATGTTGAGGCTGTAAAGAATGCAGTGCAAACTCTTGAAAGATCTCCGGTTTTTGCTTAG